From Callithrix jacchus isolate 240 chromosome 3, calJac240_pri, whole genome shotgun sequence, a single genomic window includes:
- the DMP1 gene encoding dentin matrix acidic phosphoprotein 1 isoform X1 → MKISILLMFFWGLSCALPVARYQKNESESSEEWKGHLDQAPTPPLESSESSEGSKVSSEEQANEDPSDSAESEERLGSDDHQYIYRPTGGFSRSTGEGYDKDDDEDDSGDDTFGDDDNGLVPKDRQEGENSKLGSDEDSADTTQSSEEGAPQGQDSAQDTTSESRDLDNEDQVDSRPEGGDSTQESESEEHWVGGGSEGESSHGDGSEFDDEGMQSDDPDSIRSERGNSRMNSARMKSKESRENSGQANIRDSGDSQLVEHPSKKNFRKSRISEEDDKGELDDNNTMEEVRSDSTENSNSREAGLSQPRRDSKGDSQEDSKENPSQEDSQNLDGPSSESSQEADLPSQENSSESQEEVVSEPRGDNPDPTTSYVEDQEDSDSSEEDSLHTLSHSESESREEQADSESSESLNSSEESPESPEDENSSSQEGLQSHSSSAESQSEESQSEEDDSDSQDSSRSKEDSNSTESKSSSEEDGQLKNIEIESRKLTVDAYHNKPIGDQDDNDCQDGY, encoded by the exons ATGAAGATCAGCATCCTGCTCATGTTCTTTTGGGGATTATCCTGTGCTCTCCCA GTGGCCAGGTATCAAAAAAATGAATCTGAGAGTTCTGAGGAATGGAAG GGTCATTTGGATCAGGCACCAACACCACCGCTG GAGAGCAGTGAGTCATCAGAAGGAAGTAAAGTTAGCTCAGAGGAACAG GCAAATGAAGACCCCAGTGACAGTGCTGAGTCAGAGGAGAGGCTGGGCTCTGATGATCATCAATACATTTATAGACCAACTGGTGGCTTCTCCAGGAGCACAGGAGAAGGATATGATAAAGATGACGATGAAGATGACAGCGGAGATGACACCTTTGGCGATGATGACAATGGCCTAGTGCCCAAAGACAGACAAGAAGGAGAAAATTCCAAACTGGGAAGTGATGAGGACTCTGCTGACACCACACAATCCAGCGAAGAGGGCGCCCCACAAGGGCAAGACAGTGCCCAAGATACCACCAGTGAGAGCAGGGACCTTGACAATGAGGACCAGGTGGACAGCAGGCCTGAGGGAGGTGACTCCACTCAGGAGAGTGAGAGTGAAGAGCACTGGGTGGGCGGCGGCAGTGAGGGGGAGAGCAGCCATGGAGATGGCTCTGAGTTTGACGATGAGGGAATGCAGAGTGATGACCCAGACAGTATCAGGAGTGAGAGGGGAAACTCCAGAATGAACAGTGCACGCATGAAATCAAAAGAATCTAGAGAAAACAGTGGGCAAGCAAACATTCGAGATTCAGGTGACAGCCAGTTGGTGGAGCATCctagtaaaaaaaattttaggaagTCTCGCATCTCAGAGGAAGACGACAAAGGTGAACTTGATGACAATAACACGATGGAAGAAGTCAGGAGTGACTCTACAGAAAACAGCAACTCCAGAGAAGCTGGCCTCAGTCAACCCAGGAGAGACAGCAAGGGTGACTCTCAAGAAGACAGCAAGGAAAATCCGTCCCAGGAAGACAGCCAAAACCTAGATGGCCCCAGCAGTGAGTCCAGCCAAGAGGCGGACCTTCCATCCCAAGAGAACAGCAGTGAGTCTCAGGAAGAGGTGGTGAGTGAGCCCAGGGGAGATAACCCTGACCCCACAACCAGTTATGTAGAAGACCAGGAAGACAGTGACTCCAGCGAAGAGGACAGCTTGCATACACTCTCCCACTCAGAAAGTGAATCCAGAGAGGAGCAAGCAGACAGCGaatccagcgagagcctcaacTCCTCAGAGGAAAGCCCGGAGTCCCCCGAGGATGAGAACAGCTCCAGCCAGGAGGGCCTCCAATCTCACAGCTCCTCAGCAGAGAGTCAGAGTGAGGAAAGCCAGTCTGAGGAAGATGACAGTGACTCTCAAGACAGCAGCAGATCTAAAGAAGATAGCAACTCCACGGAGAGCAAATCAAGCAGTGAGGAAGACGGCCAGTTGAAAAACATTGAGATAGAAAGCCGGAAATTAACAGTTGATGCCTATCACAACAAACCCATTGGGGACCAAGATGATAATGACTGCCAAGATGGCTATTAG
- the DMP1 gene encoding dentin matrix acidic phosphoprotein 1 isoform X2, which produces MKISILLMFFWGLSCALPVARYQKNESESSEEWKGHLDQAPTPPLANEDPSDSAESEERLGSDDHQYIYRPTGGFSRSTGEGYDKDDDEDDSGDDTFGDDDNGLVPKDRQEGENSKLGSDEDSADTTQSSEEGAPQGQDSAQDTTSESRDLDNEDQVDSRPEGGDSTQESESEEHWVGGGSEGESSHGDGSEFDDEGMQSDDPDSIRSERGNSRMNSARMKSKESRENSGQANIRDSGDSQLVEHPSKKNFRKSRISEEDDKGELDDNNTMEEVRSDSTENSNSREAGLSQPRRDSKGDSQEDSKENPSQEDSQNLDGPSSESSQEADLPSQENSSESQEEVVSEPRGDNPDPTTSYVEDQEDSDSSEEDSLHTLSHSESESREEQADSESSESLNSSEESPESPEDENSSSQEGLQSHSSSAESQSEESQSEEDDSDSQDSSRSKEDSNSTESKSSSEEDGQLKNIEIESRKLTVDAYHNKPIGDQDDNDCQDGY; this is translated from the exons ATGAAGATCAGCATCCTGCTCATGTTCTTTTGGGGATTATCCTGTGCTCTCCCA GTGGCCAGGTATCAAAAAAATGAATCTGAGAGTTCTGAGGAATGGAAG GGTCATTTGGATCAGGCACCAACACCACCGCTG GCAAATGAAGACCCCAGTGACAGTGCTGAGTCAGAGGAGAGGCTGGGCTCTGATGATCATCAATACATTTATAGACCAACTGGTGGCTTCTCCAGGAGCACAGGAGAAGGATATGATAAAGATGACGATGAAGATGACAGCGGAGATGACACCTTTGGCGATGATGACAATGGCCTAGTGCCCAAAGACAGACAAGAAGGAGAAAATTCCAAACTGGGAAGTGATGAGGACTCTGCTGACACCACACAATCCAGCGAAGAGGGCGCCCCACAAGGGCAAGACAGTGCCCAAGATACCACCAGTGAGAGCAGGGACCTTGACAATGAGGACCAGGTGGACAGCAGGCCTGAGGGAGGTGACTCCACTCAGGAGAGTGAGAGTGAAGAGCACTGGGTGGGCGGCGGCAGTGAGGGGGAGAGCAGCCATGGAGATGGCTCTGAGTTTGACGATGAGGGAATGCAGAGTGATGACCCAGACAGTATCAGGAGTGAGAGGGGAAACTCCAGAATGAACAGTGCACGCATGAAATCAAAAGAATCTAGAGAAAACAGTGGGCAAGCAAACATTCGAGATTCAGGTGACAGCCAGTTGGTGGAGCATCctagtaaaaaaaattttaggaagTCTCGCATCTCAGAGGAAGACGACAAAGGTGAACTTGATGACAATAACACGATGGAAGAAGTCAGGAGTGACTCTACAGAAAACAGCAACTCCAGAGAAGCTGGCCTCAGTCAACCCAGGAGAGACAGCAAGGGTGACTCTCAAGAAGACAGCAAGGAAAATCCGTCCCAGGAAGACAGCCAAAACCTAGATGGCCCCAGCAGTGAGTCCAGCCAAGAGGCGGACCTTCCATCCCAAGAGAACAGCAGTGAGTCTCAGGAAGAGGTGGTGAGTGAGCCCAGGGGAGATAACCCTGACCCCACAACCAGTTATGTAGAAGACCAGGAAGACAGTGACTCCAGCGAAGAGGACAGCTTGCATACACTCTCCCACTCAGAAAGTGAATCCAGAGAGGAGCAAGCAGACAGCGaatccagcgagagcctcaacTCCTCAGAGGAAAGCCCGGAGTCCCCCGAGGATGAGAACAGCTCCAGCCAGGAGGGCCTCCAATCTCACAGCTCCTCAGCAGAGAGTCAGAGTGAGGAAAGCCAGTCTGAGGAAGATGACAGTGACTCTCAAGACAGCAGCAGATCTAAAGAAGATAGCAACTCCACGGAGAGCAAATCAAGCAGTGAGGAAGACGGCCAGTTGAAAAACATTGAGATAGAAAGCCGGAAATTAACAGTTGATGCCTATCACAACAAACCCATTGGGGACCAAGATGATAATGACTGCCAAGATGGCTATTAG